A region of Osmerus eperlanus chromosome 9, fOsmEpe2.1, whole genome shotgun sequence DNA encodes the following proteins:
- the LOC134027122 gene encoding transformer-2 protein homolog alpha-like isoform X2 codes for MSDNEKDFIERESRSGSRSVTPQGSGKSASRSPAQSPARSRHSRSKSRSRSHSKSRSRSHRSSRRQYSRSRSRSHRRRSRSRSHSGEYRRHRSHSHSPMSNRRRHIGNRADPDPNSCLGVFGLSLYTTERDLREVFSKYGPLADVSIVCDQQSRRSRGFAFVYFENREDSKEAKERANGMELDGRRIRVDFSITKRPHTPTPGIYMGRPTYGGGGGGGGGGGGGSGGSSSGGPSTSRRSSREDRGYNRGYDRGYDRGDRGDRGDRGDRGYDRYDDRDYYRRRSPSPYYSRGAYRSRSRSHSPRHY; via the exons ATGAGCGACAACGAGAAGGACTTTATCGAGAGG GAATCCCGGTCCGGTTCCAGGAGTGTGACCCCTCAGGGCTCAGGGAAGTCCGCCAGCCGCTCCCCTGCCCAGTCCCCGGCCCGGTCCCGCCACTCAAGATCCAAATCTCGTTCCCGGTCTCACTCCAAGTCCAG gtCCAGATCCCACCGGAGCTCCAGGAGGCAGTACTCGCGCTCTCGCTCCCGCTCCCACCGCAGGCGCTCCAGGAGCCGCTCTCACAGCGGGGAATACCGCCGCCACCGCAGCCACAGCCACTCCCCCATGTCCAACCGCCGCAGGCACATTGGCAACAGG gccgaccctgaccctaacTCGTGTCTGGGCGTGTTTGGGCTGAGCCTGTACACCACGGAGAGAGACTTGAGAGAGGTGTTCTCCAAGTACGGCCCTCTGGCCGACGTCAGCATCGTCTGTGATCAGCAGTCCAGGCGCTCCAGGGGCTTTGCGTTTGTTTACTTTGAAAACAGGGAGGACtccaaggag GCTAAGGAGCGTGCCAACGGGATGGAGCTGGACGGGCGCCGGATCAGAGTGGATTTCTCCATCACTAAAcgaccacacacccccacccctgggATCTACATGGGCCGGCCCACCTA cggtggaggtggaggcggcGGAGGTGGCGGCGGAGGAGGCAGTGGAGGCAGCAGCAGCGGGGGACCCAGCACATCCAGGCGCAGCAGCAGAGAGGACCGAGGCTACAACAGAGGCTACGACCGCGGTTACGACCGCGGCGACCGGGGGGACCGGGGTGACCGTGGCGACCGTGGCTATGATCGCTACGACGACCGGGACTACTACAG GCGcaggtctccgtccccctactACAGTCGAGGGGCCTACAGGTCACGCTCACGGTCACACTCCCCAC GTCACTACTAA
- the LOC134027122 gene encoding transformer-2 protein homolog alpha-like isoform X1: MSDNEKDFIERESRSGSRSVTPQGSGKSASRSPAQSPARSRHSRSKSRSRSHSKSRSRSHRSSRRQYSRSRSRSHRRRSRSRSHSGEYRRHRSHSHSPMSNRRRHIGNRADPDPNSCLGVFGLSLYTTERDLREVFSKYGPLADVSIVCDQQSRRSRGFAFVYFENREDSKEAKERANGMELDGRRIRVDFSITKRPHTPTPGIYMGRPTYGGGGGGGGGGGGGSGGSSSGGPSTSRRSSREDRGYNRGYDRGYDRGDRGDRGDRGDRGYDRYDDRDYYRSYGRRSPSPYYSRGAYRSRSRSHSPRHY; the protein is encoded by the exons ATGAGCGACAACGAGAAGGACTTTATCGAGAGG GAATCCCGGTCCGGTTCCAGGAGTGTGACCCCTCAGGGCTCAGGGAAGTCCGCCAGCCGCTCCCCTGCCCAGTCCCCGGCCCGGTCCCGCCACTCAAGATCCAAATCTCGTTCCCGGTCTCACTCCAAGTCCAG gtCCAGATCCCACCGGAGCTCCAGGAGGCAGTACTCGCGCTCTCGCTCCCGCTCCCACCGCAGGCGCTCCAGGAGCCGCTCTCACAGCGGGGAATACCGCCGCCACCGCAGCCACAGCCACTCCCCCATGTCCAACCGCCGCAGGCACATTGGCAACAGG gccgaccctgaccctaacTCGTGTCTGGGCGTGTTTGGGCTGAGCCTGTACACCACGGAGAGAGACTTGAGAGAGGTGTTCTCCAAGTACGGCCCTCTGGCCGACGTCAGCATCGTCTGTGATCAGCAGTCCAGGCGCTCCAGGGGCTTTGCGTTTGTTTACTTTGAAAACAGGGAGGACtccaaggag GCTAAGGAGCGTGCCAACGGGATGGAGCTGGACGGGCGCCGGATCAGAGTGGATTTCTCCATCACTAAAcgaccacacacccccacccctgggATCTACATGGGCCGGCCCACCTA cggtggaggtggaggcggcGGAGGTGGCGGCGGAGGAGGCAGTGGAGGCAGCAGCAGCGGGGGACCCAGCACATCCAGGCGCAGCAGCAGAGAGGACCGAGGCTACAACAGAGGCTACGACCGCGGTTACGACCGCGGCGACCGGGGGGACCGGGGTGACCGTGGCGACCGTGGCTATGATCGCTACGACGACCGGGACTACTACAGGTCATACGG GCGcaggtctccgtccccctactACAGTCGAGGGGCCTACAGGTCACGCTCACGGTCACACTCCCCAC GTCACTACTAA
- the LOC134026645 gene encoding piggyBac transposable element-derived protein 4-like, whose amino-acid sequence MSDEETSSSDNESGEDELEDPDFVAENVSDDDEQPGPSTTPTPTPTTSRRRPSQRGRGRNQDQAKTRSRSPAQSAAQPQQSSEPWKTETDPDTAPKASRFRPRRPPGAQVDLHSEYTPKDLFLLYFAADTVRTLCRNTNKQAARKQQKGSKYQWTDVDVEEMHKYMGLLMYTALVTLPSIQDYWKKNHILSVPFPAKVMPRDRFRSISWSIHLSDPEEDVRNDQLKGTPQHDKLFRVKPLMDDIRTACQAYYHPKKELSVDERMVATKAQTGMTQYMKDKPTKWGIKLFVLAESNNGYTLNFNVYVGKAHTPSVHGLSYDAVMDLIQPSHLGTGYHIYMDNFYTRPELFLRLASMNFGACGTYRSNRKGCPSGRENDLTTKSKRGTVRWIREDPLVFVKWMDTREVSVCSTIHPAFSGEAVKRKVKEGPGHWVVKDIPCPTPIMAYNKHMGGVDLSDQLIQYYSAHRRTAYWYRTLFVHFVDMAATNAYILHCDISTTQQVTPMTHKNFMAELVAQLCGVNQAGVPVQRSTNHVPVAISNVTEAKDKATAGRRACQHCQQVDKKRYVTPWKCKACDVALCAILDRNCFEKWHK is encoded by the exons ATGAGCGACGAAGAAACTTCGTCGTCGGATAATGAGAGTGGCGAGGATGAGCTCGAGGACCCTGATTTTGTTGCGGAAAACGTGAG TGACGACGACGAGCAGCCTGGGCCATCAacaacccctacccccacccccacaacaAGCCGACGGAGGCCATCACAGAGGGGGCGTGGAAGGAATCAAGATCAGGCCAAGACCAGGTCAAGATCTCCAGCCCAGTCAGCAGCACAACCACAACAGAGCTCTGAGCCATGGAAAACCGAGACTGATCCTGACACTGCCCCAAAAGCCAGTAGGTTCAGGCCCCGCAGACCACCAGGAGCCCAGGTGGATTTGCATTCAGAGTACACACCAAAGGACCTCTTCCTGCTCTACTTCGCTGCAGATACAGTGAGGACACTCTGCAGAAACACCAACAAACAGGCAGCAAGAAAACAGCAGAAGGGGAGCAAATACCAGTGGACTGATGTTGATGTTGAGGAAATGCACAAATATATGGGTCTCCTCATGTACACTGCATTGGTGACTCTGCCAAGTATCCAGGACTACTGGAAAAAAAACCACATCTTATCTGTGCCATTTCCAGCGAAGGTCATGCCAAGAGACAGATTCCGGTCCATATCATGGAGCATCCACCTCAGTGATCCAGAGGAGGATGTCAGAAATGACCAGCTCAAGGGTACACCACAGCACGACAAACTGTTCAGGGTCAAACCTCTGATGGATGACATTCGGACTGCCTGCCAGGCTTATTACCATCCAAAGAAGGAACTGTCAGTCGACGAGAGGATGGTGGCTACAAAAGCTCAAACTGGCATGACCCAGTACATGAAGGACAAACCAACCAAATGGGGGATCAAGCTCTTTGTGTTGGCAGAGTCGAACAATGGCTACACCCTGAACTTCAATGTGTATGTTgggaaagcacacacacccagcgtGCATGGACTGTCATATGATGCTGTCATGGACCTCATTCAGCCATCACATCTTGGTACAGGATACCATATTTATATGGACAACTTCTATACAAGACCAGAACTGTTCCTGAGATTGGCTAGTATGAATTTTGGAGCCTGTGGGACCTACAGGAGCAACAGGAAAGGGTGTCCTAGTGGCAGAGAAAATGACCTCACCACCAAATCCAAGAGGGGGACTGTGAGATGGATCAGAGAGGATCCCCTGGTCTTTGTGAAGTGGATGGATACGCGGGAGGTGTCGGTGTGCTCCACAATCCACCCAGCGTTTTCTGGCGAGGCTGTCAAGAGGAAGGTGAAGGAAGGACCTGGACACTGGGTAGTAAAAGACATTCCCTGCCCTACTCCCATCATGGCCTACAACAAGCACATGGGAGGGGTTGACCTGTCGGACCAGCTTATTCAGTATTACTCCGCCCACCGCAGAACTGCTTACTGGTACCGTACCCTGTTTGTGCACTTTGTGGACATGGCAGCAACCAATGCATACATCCTGCACTGTGACATCAGCACAACCCAACAGGTCACACCCATGACACACAAGAACTTCATGGCAGAACTTGTGGCCCAGCTGTGCGGAGTGAACCAGGCAGGGGTTCCAGTTCAAAGGAGCACCAACCATGTTCCTGTTGCCATTTCCAATGTTACAGAGGCCAAAGACAAAGCCACAGCAGGCCGCAGGGCTTGTCAACACTGTCAACAAGTTGACAAGAAAAGGTACGTCACTCCATGGAAGTGCAAGGCCTGTGATGTGGCTCTCTGTGCCATTTTGGACAGAAACTGTTTTGAGAAGTGGCACAAATAG
- the senp2 gene encoding sentrin-specific protease 2 isoform X1, translated as MYGWIVDGITSLFEPVEGQKPTGWPANVTREIHTPAAATAKVQRQESHARPAKRNYQSVHAADNVAQIDQVEIKRQKRDVVLSFVKKTVAGVARLFRLHRPPSPTGKKHSHYADIQIGPVALMGIDELNTSWTSSSDWMMDKQPASGLCEREKGGVNMFPSSTPPLLKKQASSAVAERGKERENPRRRSVQLLPSWSSLGAGTGPSNPDPVGLGSGAHRGHRTCLAVEQALKESDREHYRRLVEMVSEKYSKSQPLPFNRTKPQGGPLSQDAHRPALLGRTSESAAMKPGPLRAPSSVIMWRDVSSAKQTKDRRGEMWINKTLIGSVDTQATGGATQSEVDLSAEVAARLSLQDRETPALAQTDAHATHPTHTRHSDEDLPRLTKEMAVEVSRALAQRDPNLVLSSAFKLRITQRDLATLQETSWLNDEVINFYLSLVAARSSAQGSGGLRVYAFSTFFFPKLRGGGAGGGGQPGGHSAVRRWTKAVDLFQYEVLLVPLHLGVHWSLAVVDFKSRSVRSYDSMGQRHDDICSMLLLYLKEEHKAKKEREMDISKWFIGSMRASEIPQQKNGSDCGVFACKYADYISQGRPLTFRQCHMPLFRKLMIWEILNQRLL; from the exons ATGTACGGATGGATAGTTGACGGAATAACATCGCTCTTTGAGCCCGTTGAAGGGCAGAAACCCACGGGGTGGCCTGCTAACGTTACCAGGGAGATACACACGCCAGCGGCAGCAACCGCGAAAGTGCAGCGGCAGGAAAGTCACGCCAGACCGGCTAAGAGGAACTATCAGAG TGTTCATGCCGCAGATAATGTTGCCCAGATCGACCAAGTGGAGATCAAAAGGCAGAAAAGAG ATGTAGTTCTCAGCTTTGTGAAGAAAACAGTGGCTGGGGTAGCTAGATTGTTCAGACTGCATCGTCCTCCATCCCCCACTGGAAAGAAGCACAGTCACTATGCAGATATTCAG ATTGGCCCTGTCGCCCTGATGGGGATAGATGAACTCAACACCTCATGGACGAGTAGCTCTGATTGGATGATGG ATAAGCAGCCAGCCAGTGGACTGTGCgagagggaaaagggagggGTGAACATGTTCCCGAGCTCTACCCCGCCTCTGCTGAAGAAACAGGCCTCGTCCGCAGTCgccgagagagggaaggagagagagaacccccgCCGGCGCTCCGTTCAGCTGCTTccctcctggtcctccctggGGGCCGGTACCGGGCCCTCCAACCCCGACCCGGTGGGCCTGGGCTCTGGAGCCCACCGCGGCCACAGAACCTGCCTGGCGGTGGAGCAG GCTTTGAAGGAGAGTGACCGGGAACACTACAGACGGTTGGTGGAGATGGTGTCTGAGAAGTACAGCAAGAGTCAACCGTTACCCTTCAATCGCACCAAGCCACAGGG TGGGCCACTTTCACAGGACGCACACAGACCTGCTTTGCTCGGAAGAACTAGTGAGTCTGCAGCCATGAAGCCCGGGCCCCTGAGAG ccccctccagtgtGATCATGTGGAGGGACGTGTCCTCAGCCAAGCAGACTAAAGACAG gagaggggagatgtggATCAATAAAACGCTGATTGGATCTGTGGACACGCAGGCCACCGGCGGGGCTACC CAATCGGAGGTGGACCTGTCTGCTGAGGTCGCTGCTCGGCTCAGTCTGCAGGACAGGGAGACCCCGGCGCTTGCACAGACCGACGCACACGctacacatcccacacacacgcgccacaGCGACGAGGACCTCCCTAGACTGACCAAG GAAATGGCGGTGGAGGTGAGCCGCGCTCTGGCTCAGAGAGATCCTAATCTGGTGTTAAGCTCCGCCTTCAAACTGCGCATCACACAGCGAGACCTGGCGACGCTGCAAGAGACGAGCTGGCTCAACGACGAG GTGATCAACTTCTACCTGTCCCTGGTGGCAGCGCGGAGCTCTGCCCAGGGGTCGGGGGGGCTCCGGGTCTATGCCTTCAGCACCTTCTTCTTCCCCAAGctgcggggtgggggggcggggggaggggggcagccgGGAGGGCACTCTGCCGTGAGGCGCTGGACCAAAGCCGTGGACCTCTTCCAGTACGAAGTCCTGCTGGTCCCCCTGCACCTGGGAGTCCACTGGTCTCTGGCG GTGGTGGATTTCAAGTCCAGGTCAGTGAGGTCTTATGACTCTATGGGGCAGAGACACGATGACATCTGCAGCATGTTACT gctctacCTGAAGGAGGAGCACAAGGCCAAGAAGGAGCGAGAGATGGACATCTCCAAGTGGTTCATAGGCAGCATGAGGGCCAGT GAGATTCCCCAGCAGAAGAATGGTAGTGACTGTGGAGTGTTTGCCTGTAAATATGCTGACTACATCTCCCAGGGACGCCCCCTCACCTTCAGACAG TGTCACATGCCCCTTTTCAGGAAGTTGATGATTTGGGAGATTCTAAACCAGAGGCTGCTGTAG
- the LOC134027122 gene encoding transformer-2 protein homolog alpha-like isoform X3: MSDNEKDFIERESRSGSRSVTPQGSGKSASRSPAQSPARSRHSRSKSRSRSHSKSRSRSHRSSRRQYSRSRSRSHRRRSRSRSHSGEYRRHRSHSHSPMSNRRRHIGNRADPDPNSCLGVFGLSLYTTERDLREVFSKYGPLADVSIVCDQQSRRSRGFAFVYFENREDSKEAKERANGMELDGRRIRVDFSITKRPHTPTPGIYMGRPTYGGGGGGGGGGGGGSGGSSSGGPSTSRRSSREDRGYNRGYDRGYDRGDRGDRGDRGDRGYDRYDDRDYYRSPSPYYSRGAYRSRSRSHSPRHY; the protein is encoded by the exons ATGAGCGACAACGAGAAGGACTTTATCGAGAGG GAATCCCGGTCCGGTTCCAGGAGTGTGACCCCTCAGGGCTCAGGGAAGTCCGCCAGCCGCTCCCCTGCCCAGTCCCCGGCCCGGTCCCGCCACTCAAGATCCAAATCTCGTTCCCGGTCTCACTCCAAGTCCAG gtCCAGATCCCACCGGAGCTCCAGGAGGCAGTACTCGCGCTCTCGCTCCCGCTCCCACCGCAGGCGCTCCAGGAGCCGCTCTCACAGCGGGGAATACCGCCGCCACCGCAGCCACAGCCACTCCCCCATGTCCAACCGCCGCAGGCACATTGGCAACAGG gccgaccctgaccctaacTCGTGTCTGGGCGTGTTTGGGCTGAGCCTGTACACCACGGAGAGAGACTTGAGAGAGGTGTTCTCCAAGTACGGCCCTCTGGCCGACGTCAGCATCGTCTGTGATCAGCAGTCCAGGCGCTCCAGGGGCTTTGCGTTTGTTTACTTTGAAAACAGGGAGGACtccaaggag GCTAAGGAGCGTGCCAACGGGATGGAGCTGGACGGGCGCCGGATCAGAGTGGATTTCTCCATCACTAAAcgaccacacacccccacccctgggATCTACATGGGCCGGCCCACCTA cggtggaggtggaggcggcGGAGGTGGCGGCGGAGGAGGCAGTGGAGGCAGCAGCAGCGGGGGACCCAGCACATCCAGGCGCAGCAGCAGAGAGGACCGAGGCTACAACAGAGGCTACGACCGCGGTTACGACCGCGGCGACCGGGGGGACCGGGGTGACCGTGGCGACCGTGGCTATGATCGCTACGACGACCGGGACTACTACAG gtctccgtccccctactACAGTCGAGGGGCCTACAGGTCACGCTCACGGTCACACTCCCCAC GTCACTACTAA
- the senp2 gene encoding sentrin-specific protease 2 isoform X2 has protein sequence MGIDELNTSWTSSSDWMMDKQPASGLCEREKGGVNMFPSSTPPLLKKQASSAVAERGKERENPRRRSVQLLPSWSSLGAGTGPSNPDPVGLGSGAHRGHRTCLAVEQALKESDREHYRRLVEMVSEKYSKSQPLPFNRTKPQGGPLSQDAHRPALLGRTSESAAMKPGPLRAPSSVIMWRDVSSAKQTKDRRGEMWINKTLIGSVDTQATGGATQSEVDLSAEVAARLSLQDRETPALAQTDAHATHPTHTRHSDEDLPRLTKEMAVEVSRALAQRDPNLVLSSAFKLRITQRDLATLQETSWLNDEVINFYLSLVAARSSAQGSGGLRVYAFSTFFFPKLRGGGAGGGGQPGGHSAVRRWTKAVDLFQYEVLLVPLHLGVHWSLAVVDFKSRSVRSYDSMGQRHDDICSMLLLYLKEEHKAKKEREMDISKWFIGSMRASEIPQQKNGSDCGVFACKYADYISQGRPLTFRQCHMPLFRKLMIWEILNQRLL, from the exons ATGGGGATAGATGAACTCAACACCTCATGGACGAGTAGCTCTGATTGGATGATGG ATAAGCAGCCAGCCAGTGGACTGTGCgagagggaaaagggagggGTGAACATGTTCCCGAGCTCTACCCCGCCTCTGCTGAAGAAACAGGCCTCGTCCGCAGTCgccgagagagggaaggagagagagaacccccgCCGGCGCTCCGTTCAGCTGCTTccctcctggtcctccctggGGGCCGGTACCGGGCCCTCCAACCCCGACCCGGTGGGCCTGGGCTCTGGAGCCCACCGCGGCCACAGAACCTGCCTGGCGGTGGAGCAG GCTTTGAAGGAGAGTGACCGGGAACACTACAGACGGTTGGTGGAGATGGTGTCTGAGAAGTACAGCAAGAGTCAACCGTTACCCTTCAATCGCACCAAGCCACAGGG TGGGCCACTTTCACAGGACGCACACAGACCTGCTTTGCTCGGAAGAACTAGTGAGTCTGCAGCCATGAAGCCCGGGCCCCTGAGAG ccccctccagtgtGATCATGTGGAGGGACGTGTCCTCAGCCAAGCAGACTAAAGACAG gagaggggagatgtggATCAATAAAACGCTGATTGGATCTGTGGACACGCAGGCCACCGGCGGGGCTACC CAATCGGAGGTGGACCTGTCTGCTGAGGTCGCTGCTCGGCTCAGTCTGCAGGACAGGGAGACCCCGGCGCTTGCACAGACCGACGCACACGctacacatcccacacacacgcgccacaGCGACGAGGACCTCCCTAGACTGACCAAG GAAATGGCGGTGGAGGTGAGCCGCGCTCTGGCTCAGAGAGATCCTAATCTGGTGTTAAGCTCCGCCTTCAAACTGCGCATCACACAGCGAGACCTGGCGACGCTGCAAGAGACGAGCTGGCTCAACGACGAG GTGATCAACTTCTACCTGTCCCTGGTGGCAGCGCGGAGCTCTGCCCAGGGGTCGGGGGGGCTCCGGGTCTATGCCTTCAGCACCTTCTTCTTCCCCAAGctgcggggtgggggggcggggggaggggggcagccgGGAGGGCACTCTGCCGTGAGGCGCTGGACCAAAGCCGTGGACCTCTTCCAGTACGAAGTCCTGCTGGTCCCCCTGCACCTGGGAGTCCACTGGTCTCTGGCG GTGGTGGATTTCAAGTCCAGGTCAGTGAGGTCTTATGACTCTATGGGGCAGAGACACGATGACATCTGCAGCATGTTACT gctctacCTGAAGGAGGAGCACAAGGCCAAGAAGGAGCGAGAGATGGACATCTCCAAGTGGTTCATAGGCAGCATGAGGGCCAGT GAGATTCCCCAGCAGAAGAATGGTAGTGACTGTGGAGTGTTTGCCTGTAAATATGCTGACTACATCTCCCAGGGACGCCCCCTCACCTTCAGACAG TGTCACATGCCCCTTTTCAGGAAGTTGATGATTTGGGAGATTCTAAACCAGAGGCTGCTGTAG